A region from the Bactrocera dorsalis isolate Fly_Bdor chromosome 1, ASM2337382v1, whole genome shotgun sequence genome encodes:
- the LOC125776218 gene encoding MOB kinase activator-like 2, producing MPLLLAMPEPERSLPLMTVADAAAAMPEAEVTKSPTRTTPTAAATSRPNASSQSMPIKQQSNTVIASNVLTSTAIATTALTTTAAVTGALAGTMLTAMAPSSAAIRTAATTGVNSQITDERGSVTSPHHHSTVGVVSSNYVVNEIATASSSKPDGANAADADNINGSVFGGRYDGVSDTSSNRHHRRHLNGNSHQANNCDDYGGDDNDGHDGGDKVNCYASGTRSPLWHGSGKQISPAAPTALTSTTACWHGCYSPTRHRENESSISADGVTTAPSPHYPQIHVKQEFLQTQYMQDEDEVAHGDEERTNDNGQTVHTAQAAPVKQGMYGNVL from the coding sequence ATGCCACTGCTTTTGGCAATGCCCGAACCAGAACGTTCTCTGCCTCTAATGACAGTGGCCGACGCTGCCGCCGCAATGCCCGAAGCGGAGGTGACAAAGTCGCCAACTCGAACCACTCCAACGGCGGCTGCGACAAGCAGGCCGAATGCGTCCAGTCAATCCATGCCTATCAAACAGCAATCAAATACAGTCATAGCCTCAAATGTACTGACATCAAcggcaatagcaacaacagcattgaCAACAACGGCCGCAGTAACCGGCGCATTAGCCGGCACAATGCTTACGGCAATGGCTCCATCGAGTGCGGCGATAAGAACAGCAGCCACTACAGGTGTTAATAGCCAAATTACAGACGAGAGAGGTAGCGTTACCTCGCCACATCATCACTCAACAGTTGGCGTTGTTAGCAGCAATTATGTAGTAAATGAAATTGCCACCGCCAGCAGCAGCAAGCCCGACGGAGCGAACGCAGCCGACGCAGACAACATCAATGGCAGTGTGTTTGGTGGCCGTTATGACGGCGTGTCCGATACTTCATCAAATCGACACCATCGCCGACATTTGAATGGCAATAGCCACCAAGCTAACAATTGCGACGACTACGGCGGCGACGACAACGACGGCCACGATGGCGGAGACAAGGTTAATTGTTACGCTTCAGGCACCCGCTCCCCTCTGTGGCACGGCAGCGGTAAGCAAATCTCCCCCGCTGCCCCAACAGCTTTAACGTCGACAACAGCTTGCTGGCATGGGTGTTATTCGCCCACTCGCCACCGAGAGAATGAATCATCAATTAGCGCTGATGGAGTGACGACAGCACCATCGCCGCATTATCCGCAAATTCACGTTAAACAGGAATTCCTTCAAACGCAATACATGCAAGACGAAGACGAGGTTGCGCACGGAGATGAAGAGCGAACAAATGATAACGGGCAGACGGTGCACACAGCTCAAGCTGCTCCGGTCAAGCAAGGTATGTATGGTAATGTTCTCTGA